CACCGTGTACGGCGGGTTCAAGGTCGACAAGGACGGCTTCCAGATCTCGCACAAGATGGTGATGTTCCAGTGGCAAGAAGGCAGGAAGGTGATCGTCTGGCCGGACGAGCTGGCGACCGGAAAGGCGAGGTTCCCCACGCCGCCGTGGAGTCAACGCTGACCCCTTCCCCCTCTCGGCTGGACGCGGGGTGGCAGGACGGCAAAGAGGTCATGGTCTGGCCCGACGACGTGGCGGCGGCGAAGCCGCGGTTGCCGACATCGCCGTGGAGCCAACGATAGACGGGGCGGCGGATCGAGCGCCGGCTCTGCCGGCCGCAGCCGTTGGGGTGGTTCGGAGGGGACCGTGAGGCCCCCTTCGACCAGGGAGTTCGGAGGGGGCCCCCTCCGATTGTCCTGATGTCCGTCACCATCACCCCCACCATGGTGGGCCAGGTGGTGATCTCCGGCCTCCTGGCCGGCGCGCTCTACTCCATGGTCGCGCTGGGGCTGGCCCTGATCTTCGGCGTCATGCGGGTCATCAACATCGCGCACGGCACGCTCCTCATGCTGGGGGCGTACACGACGTTCTGGTGGTTCCAGCTCCTCGGCATCAACCCCTATCTCTCGCTGCTGGCGTCCATGCCGCTCCTCTTCGCCATCGGCCTGCTCCTGCAGTACACGCTGGTGACGCGGGTGGTGAACGCGCCCGAGCTGTCCTCGCTCCTGCTGACCTTCGGGATCTCGATCGCGTTGGTGAACCTGGCCCGGCTCGCCTTCACCGCGGACCTCCGATCGGTCGAATTCCTCACCGGCGCCTTCCTGGTGGGGCCGCTGGCGCTGTCCAAGTCGCGGCTGATCTCGTTCGCCGTCGCGGTGGCGATCACGCTGTTCGCCTACTGGTTTCTGCAGAAGACCAAGCTCGGCAAGGCCCTTCGCGCCACCTCCCAGTCGAGTGAGGTCGCCATGGTCTGCGGCATCAACGTCCCCCGCATTCACCTCTACGCCTTCGGCATCGCCTCGGCCCTGGCCGCCGCGGGCGGGAGCCTGGTGGCGGTGATGTTCGCCATCCAGCCGGAGATGGGGCAGGTCTACACATTCAAGTCGTTCCTGGTCATCGTGCTCGGTGGGGCCGGGAACTACCCCGGCGCCCTCCTGGGCGGGATGCTCCTCGGGCTCGTGGAGCAGCTCTCGTCGCTGTTCCTCACCACCCAGCTCTCGGAGGCGGTGGCCTACCTGCTGCTGGTCCTGGTCCTCCTCCTGCGTCCCACTGGACTCCTGGGGGGACGCGCGCGATGAGGCGGGCGGTGGCGGCGGCCCTGGCCGTGGCGCTCGTCCTCCTCGCGCTCTATCCCCTGGTGGCGACCGGGTACGGGATCCGGTTCATGCTCCAGCTGTTCATGTGGATTGCCCTCGCCCAGAGCTGGAACCTCATCTCCGGTCTCACCGGCTACGTCTCATTCGGGCACGTCGCCTTCTTCGGCACCGGGGCCTATGCCGGGGCGATTCTCATCGCCACCCACGGGTGGCACTGGATCCCGGCGTCCCTGATGGCCGGCGTCGCGGCGGTGATCCTGGCGCTCATCATCGGGTACCCCTGCCTCCGGCTGAAGGGGCCCTACTTCGCGATCTCGATGCTGGGGCTCAACGAGGTCATGCGGGTCCTCGTCTCCTACTTCGAGGGGCTGACCGGCGGCGGGCTAGGGCTCTCGCTCCCCACCCTGTACGCCAGCGTCGCGATCTACTACGCCACGGGGCTGGCGGCGGTCGCCGTCACCGCCGGCGCCCACCTCATCATCACCTCGCGCTTCGGGCTCAGGCTCATGACGATCAGGGAGGACGAGATCGCTGCCGAGGCGATGGGCATCGACACCGCCCGCCACAAGCTGTACGCCTTCCTGCTCTCGGCGTTCGTGCCCGGGGTGGTGGGTGCGTTCTTCGCCCGCGACCAGGGCTACATCGAGCCGATCAGCGTCTTTCCCCTCATCACCACCATCACGATGATCGTCATGGCGCTCTTCGGCGGGAAGGGGACGATCTGGGGGCCGGTCCTGGGGGCCGTGACCCTCTTCGTCTTCCAGGAGCTCGTCTGGGTCCGCTTTCTCTACCTCCACGAGATCCTCTTCGGCGCCCTCATCGTCGGCGTCGTTCTCGTCATGCCGCGCGGCGTGCTGGGGGTGCTCCAGCAGCGGTACCGGTTGCCGAGGACCGTCTGATGCGACCGGCGCCGCGGTCGGGGGCGACGGTGACGCCGATCCTCGAGATCCGACGACTCCGGAAGAGCTTCGGGGGCGTGACGGCCGTCAACGGGGTGTCGCTCGCCCTCGAGCCCGGGCGGATCTACGGGCTCATCGGCCCCAACGGCTCGGGAAAGACCACGCTCTTCAACTGCATCACCGGGCTCGAGCGTCGCGACGTCGGCGAGGTGTTCTTTGCGGGCGAGCGCATCGACGGCCGCGCGCCCCACGAGATCGCGCGGAAGGGGATCGGGCGGACCTTCCAGATCATCCGGGTCTTCCCCGAGCTGACCGCGCTCGAGAACCTACTCGTCGTCACCGATGGCGCGGTGTCGGAGGCGCGGAAGCGTGCGCTCGATCTGCTCCGCTTCGTCAAGCTCGAGCGGCTGGCCGGCGAGTACGCGGGGAACCTCTCCTACGGTCAGCAGAAGCTCGTCGAGTTCATCCGGATGCTCATGCGCGACCCCTCGCTGATCCTCCTCGACGAGCCGGCCGCCGGCGTGAACCGGACCCTCCTCAATGAACTGCTGGAGGCGATCGGCCGGCTGCGCGACCGGGGCAAGACGATCCTCCTCGTCGAGCACGACATGAAGGTGGTCATGGGCCTCTGCGAGATGGTGTTCGTCCTCGACCACGGCGAGAAGATCGCCGAGGGATCGCCCGGCGCGATCCAGGCGAACGAGCGGGTCATTGAAGCCTACTTCGGCCGTTAGCGCGGTGCTGCTCGGGGGGCTCGCCGCGCTGGTGGCCTCCCTCGGGTGGCGATCGCTCGCCTGGCCGCTGATCCACGACGCGCCCATCATGCACTACATCGCCTGGCGGATCACCGAGGGGGCAGCGCCCTACCGGGACCTCTTCGACATGAACGCCCCCGGCGTGTACCTGCTGCACCTGGCGGTGCTGCGCTTCGGCGGGCCCGGTGACCTCGCCTGGCGCGCGTTCGACCTCGCGTGGCTCGCGAGCGGGGCGCTGGCGGTGGGGGCGCTCGCCGCGCCCTGGGGGCTCGTCGCGGCGGCGGGGGGCGGGCTGTTCTTCGCCGTGCATCATTTGGCGGGCGGCGCCTGGCAGGCGGGCCAGCGCGACTTCCTGCTGTGCCCGCTCCTCCTCCTGGGCGCCCTCGGCGTGGCCCGGTGGCTCGAGTGCCCACGCCAGGCGACCTCGCTCGCGTGGGGCGGGCTGGCCCTCGGCGCGTCCATCACCATCAAACCTCACGCGGCGCTCTTCGCCGCGGCGCTCGGGCTCGTCGTGCTGGTCGGCGCCTGGCGCGCCGGCGCCGCGCTGCCGGCGACCATCTTCGTCGCCGGCGTGGCGCTGCCTCTGCTGGCGGTCGTCGGCTGGATGGCGGCCCTGGGCGCCTTGCCGGCCTGGCGCGCCGTCGCCCTCGACTACCTGGTGCCGCTCTACTCGCGTCTGGGCCGTCCCGTCCCCTGGGGGTTCCACCGGTGGCAGGCGTGGATTCCCGTCGGCGTCGCCGTGGCGCTGAGCCTGGGCAGCGCCGCCGCCCATCGACGGTTCACGCCTCGCCACGGCATCGCCGCGCTCGGCCTCGCCTACGGGGTCGTGCACTACGTCGGACAGGGCAAGGGCTGGGAGTACCACGTGTACCCGCTGGCGGCCTTCGCCGCCGTCCTGCTGTTCTCGGAGCTGGAGCCGATGCTCCGCTCGCGCCGGTGGGTGGCGGGGGCGCTGCTGGCCGGCAATCTCGCCGCCCTCGGGCTCCTGTTCGGCGCCAAGGGGGTCGAGGCCGGTGACGCGGAGTGGATCCGCGACAAGGAGCGGCGCGTGAGCGCCGTCGTCCGCGAGCTCGGCGGGCGCCTGGGGCCGGGCGACCTCATCCAGGTGCTCGACACCTCCGAAGGGGGCGTGCACGCCCTGCTCCGGCTCCGCGCGGTGCAGCCCACGCGGTTTCTCTACGACTTTCCCCTCTTCCACGACCCGAGCGCCCCGGCGGTCCAGCGGTTGCGGGCCGAGTTCCTGCGTGATCTGGGGCGCCGCCCGCCGCGGTTCATCGTGCTCTTCCGGCGGGGCTGGCCGGCCGGCGGCGCCGAGCGCGTCGAGACGTTCCCCGAGCTCCATCGCCACCTGGCGGCGGCCTACCGGCTCCACGCGCAGGGTGACGGGTACATCGTCTATGCGAAGCAAGACGATTCGTAGCATCATCCGGGCCTACGACGACCCCATCGTCCGCGCCTACTGCTGGGCTCGCTTCTGGATCCTGCGCCAGCGGTTCCTCGACGAGATCGGTCAGTACCTGCCCCCGGCGGGGCCGGTGCTCGACATCGGCTGCGGCTTCGGCCTGTTCTCGCTCTATTACGCCGCCACCGGCCCCCGCCGCTTCATCCGGGGGCTCGACATCAACGGGCGCCGGATCGCGCTGGCGCGGCGCGCCGCCGCCCGCCTGGGGCTCGACAACGTGAGCTACGAGGTAGGGGACGCCCGCGACTTCAAGGGCGACGGCGAGGTGCTGGCCGCCTACATGCTCGACATCGTGCACCACATCCCGCCCGCGGCGGTGGCGCCGCTGCTCGCCCAGCTCCGCCGAAGCCTGCCGCCGCGCGGGCTCCTGCTCCTCAAGGACGTGGACACGCGCCCGGCGCCGAAGCGCTGGTTCACGTGGGCGCTGGACAAGGCGATGGCGCCCGGCCGTCCCCTGCACTACTGGAGCGCGGAGGCGCTGAGCGGGACCCTGGAAGCGAGCGGCTTCGCCGTCCGCCGCCACCTCATGGTCGACGTGCTGCCCTATCCCCACATCCTTTATATCTGCGAGGCCCGTCCATGAAGGATGGAGCCCTGCTGACGGCCGAGAAGATCACCGGGGGCTACGGCAAGATCGACATCCTGCACGATGTCGCGCTGTCCGTACGGCCGGGCGAGATCGTCAGCATCATCGGGCCGAACGGCGCCGGGAAATCGACCGCGTTCAAGACGATCGTCGGGCTGCTCCGCCCGCGGGCCGGGACGATCACGTTCAACGGCGAGGACATCACGGGGCTGCGGCCCGACCTCGTGCTGCAGAGGGGCCTCGCTTACGTCCCCCAGGGGCGCATCGTCTTCCCCCAGATGACGGTGCTCGAGAACCTCGAGATGGGCGCGTACATCGTGACCGAGGCCGCGCGCGTCACCGCCGCGCTGGAGCGCGTGTACGCGCTGTTCCCGGTGCTGGCCGAGCGCCGGAAGCAGAAGGCCGGCACCATGTCGGGCGGCGA
This is a stretch of genomic DNA from Candidatus Methylomirabilota bacterium. It encodes these proteins:
- a CDS encoding branched-chain amino acid ABC transporter permease; translation: MSVTITPTMVGQVVISGLLAGALYSMVALGLALIFGVMRVINIAHGTLLMLGAYTTFWWFQLLGINPYLSLLASMPLLFAIGLLLQYTLVTRVVNAPELSSLLLTFGISIALVNLARLAFTADLRSVEFLTGAFLVGPLALSKSRLISFAVAVAITLFAYWFLQKTKLGKALRATSQSSEVAMVCGINVPRIHLYAFGIASALAAAGGSLVAVMFAIQPEMGQVYTFKSFLVIVLGGAGNYPGALLGGMLLGLVEQLSSLFLTTQLSEAVAYLLLVLVLLLRPTGLLGGRAR
- a CDS encoding branched-chain amino acid ABC transporter permease; this translates as MRRAVAAALAVALVLLALYPLVATGYGIRFMLQLFMWIALAQSWNLISGLTGYVSFGHVAFFGTGAYAGAILIATHGWHWIPASLMAGVAAVILALIIGYPCLRLKGPYFAISMLGLNEVMRVLVSYFEGLTGGGLGLSLPTLYASVAIYYATGLAAVAVTAGAHLIITSRFGLRLMTIREDEIAAEAMGIDTARHKLYAFLLSAFVPGVVGAFFARDQGYIEPISVFPLITTITMIVMALFGGKGTIWGPVLGAVTLFVFQELVWVRFLYLHEILFGALIVGVVLVMPRGVLGVLQQRYRLPRTV
- a CDS encoding ABC transporter ATP-binding protein, yielding MRPAPRSGATVTPILEIRRLRKSFGGVTAVNGVSLALEPGRIYGLIGPNGSGKTTLFNCITGLERRDVGEVFFAGERIDGRAPHEIARKGIGRTFQIIRVFPELTALENLLVVTDGAVSEARKRALDLLRFVKLERLAGEYAGNLSYGQQKLVEFIRMLMRDPSLILLDEPAAGVNRTLLNELLEAIGRLRDRGKTILLVEHDMKVVMGLCEMVFVLDHGEKIAEGSPGAIQANERVIEAYFGR
- a CDS encoding class I SAM-dependent methyltransferase, whose translation is MRSKTIRSIIRAYDDPIVRAYCWARFWILRQRFLDEIGQYLPPAGPVLDIGCGFGLFSLYYAATGPRRFIRGLDINGRRIALARRAAARLGLDNVSYEVGDARDFKGDGEVLAAYMLDIVHHIPPAAVAPLLAQLRRSLPPRGLLLLKDVDTRPAPKRWFTWALDKAMAPGRPLHYWSAEALSGTLEASGFAVRRHLMVDVLPYPHILYICEARP
- a CDS encoding ABC transporter ATP-binding protein — protein: MKDGALLTAEKITGGYGKIDILHDVALSVRPGEIVSIIGPNGAGKSTAFKTIVGLLRPRAGTITFNGEDITGLRPDLVLQRGLAYVPQGRIVFPQMTVLENLEMGAYIVTEAARVTAALERVYALFPVLAERRKQKAGTMSGGEQQMVAIGRALMTAPKLILLDEPSLGLAPKFVTLIFEKLVEMKRAGYTLMLVEQNAARALAVADRGYVLELGRNRFEGPGQQLLAEPDVKRLYLGG